From Proteiniborus sp. DW1, one genomic window encodes:
- the cobC gene encoding alpha-ribazole phosphatase yields MKFILVRHGETEANIGGIYSGWTDFPLTEKGNKDIQDTANTLKKYKDIDIIYSSPLNRTLTTANAISSALKKDIQIVDDLKEMNFGIFDGKESKYIKENYPEEWELWLRDYVNYRIPEGENLLDVLDRIKEFIDKLIEKDKDSIIVTHGGVIQVMITYLLDLGVDKMWHFQCPPAGYVEIEYVDNFGYIRRLSDGKETTE; encoded by the coding sequence AAGACATGGAGAGACTGAGGCAAATATTGGAGGTATATACAGCGGTTGGACTGACTTCCCATTAACTGAAAAAGGGAATAAGGATATACAAGACACTGCAAATACTTTAAAGAAATACAAGGATATAGACATAATATATTCAAGCCCTCTTAATAGAACTTTGACTACAGCCAATGCTATATCATCCGCACTAAAAAAGGATATCCAAATAGTTGATGATTTAAAGGAAATGAACTTTGGGATATTTGATGGAAAGGAGAGTAAATATATTAAGGAAAATTACCCTGAAGAATGGGAACTCTGGCTTAGGGATTATGTGAATTATAGAATACCAGAAGGAGAAAATCTATTAGATGTATTAGATAGAATAAAGGAATTTATAGACAAGCTTATAGAAAAAGATAAAGATTCCATAATAGTAACTCATGGAGGCGTTATTCAAGTTATGATTACTTACCTTTTGGATTTAGGAGTAGATAAAATGTGGCACTTTCAATGCCCACCTGCAGGGTATGTTGAAATAGAGTATGTGGATAATTTTGGATACATAAGAAGATTATCTGATGGAAAAGAGACTACAGAATAG